The Pseudofrankia sp. DC12 region GTTCGACGGGATCAGGGCCACCCTGCTGGACCTGACCTCGACCGATGACCGGTTCCAGTGCGACTTCGAGATCGCCGGCCCGATCGAGCTCGGCATGGCCGGCGACGCCAGCCTCGGCCGGACCGTCGTCACGTCCGGCGCGCTAGACGACCTCGGCAACTTCTACCTCGGTCAGCCGGGTACCTGGGGCTGGGGCGGCGGCGACGGCAGCACCTTCTCCGGCACACTCGACTTCTGGCCGGCACTCGATCCAGCAGCGACGCGGCTCGACCTCATCCTCACCACCGACCGGGCCCGCGTCACGATTGCCGTGCCCCTGACCTGGGACGCCGCCCCGTGACGCCGAGCTGGTGGGCTGGGCTGACACCCCTCGAAGAGACAGTCCGCTGTGGCGACGGCATGCACCGGATCCGGTGGGCTGGCGGCAACCTCGCCACCCCCGACCATGAGGATCCCGACGGGGAACGCACGCTCGGCGCACTCGGCGGCGAGTCCGCGCCCTGCATCGCGATCCTCGACGCCTGGCAGCGCCACCGCGCCGACCTCGACGTGCTGCTGCTCACCAGCCGCGGCAGCGTCGACCCGCTCCGGCTCCCGGCCACGGGCGGGCCTGGCGGCTGGATGGCCACGGTCCCGGCTGCGATGGCCATGCCCGCGCCACCCATGGCCAGGCCCCCACTACCCCCGCATATCCCAGCGATGCCCGCGTCGTTCGTCCCGGGGAGCCCGACGCGTGCCCGCGCCAGGTCAGGCGGCTTCTACTACGCGGGCGGCGGCCACGGCCCGGGCGGGCAACCGCGCGACGACACCCTGACAGGGCTGTTGCGCCTGCCGGGAACGCTGCCCGACCGGCTCGTCGCCACCGTCGTCGCCGCCTGGGCGCAACGGATCGCCGACGACGACCCGCGCGTCGCCGAGTCACTTCCCGCACTGCACGCAGCCCTGTACGGGCGCGCGCTGGCCGCCGCCCGCTCCTGGCTCGGCGGCGGGCCCACGTTCGACGTCCGGCTGGCTGCCTCGCCGGCCGTCGTCCGCCGCCCGGACGGCATCATCGCAGCGGAGCTGCCGTTCAGCTGGCTGCGCGACGTCTGGGCCCGCGGCTTCGCCACCCTCGCCGGCCATTTCTGCCTCACCGCCCAGCCCGGCCCGGCCGGCGACTGGACCTTCACCACCATCGCCCCCGACTGCGGCCCACCCGAACAGCTGACCCTGCGCACCCCGTGACGGCGGTATCGACGTCCGCTCCCTTCCATATCTGGCCACCGAGAAGTCGCCGTCGGGCAGTAGCGTTACCGGCGGCACGCGTACTCATCGGCAGGAAGGGCCAAGGCCCGTGGTCGAGCCAGCCGGTCAGACGGTCGTCGAACGACCGGACGCCGCGACCGTTCCCGCCGCACGCACCGGGCGGTTTCATGCCGCGACGGAGAGCGTCTCCCGGCGTCTTCCGTCCGGGTTGTCGCGGATCGTCACTCCCAGCGTTCTCGGCTTCGCCGTGATCAACGGGTTCACGTTCACCGTCGACCTCAGCCTGCTGACGGTTTTCCGCTCTGGCCTGCATTGGCCGCTTCCCGCCGTGATCACGCTCTCCTACCTGGTGGCCTTCGGGCTGAGCTTCCTGCTGAACCGCCGCTTCAACTTCCGCTCCCACGGCCCGGTCGGCGGGCAGGTCACGATCTACCTCGTCGCCATCGCCATCAACTACGCGGCGTTCATCCTGGGTGTCACCGACGGCCTCGCCCACCTCGGCGTCGAGTACCACATCGCTCGGCTCGTCGGGGGTTCGTGCGAGGCGATCTACATGTACTGCGTCATGCGCTGGGTCGTCTTCCCGGACAGGGGAAGCCCGAACCGCAGGGGCAACAGCCCGCAGGAAGCCTGACGCGGGAACCAGACGCCCATGACGTCAGTATCGACATCAGGGCATGGTGACTCATTCACCACGCCGCATTCGCATTGCGTTGGGCAGCCCCGCCAGTGGCGAAGGATTGGCGACCACCAGTCGAGCCACTCAAGCTGGCGGAGGGACTTGTTCGCGGCCTGCGGTTTTCCCGGCGAACCGAAGCAGCCGCCGCTCGACCCCGGTGAACCGCCGGGGTAGCCCACGTTCTGACTCACGCCCAACACGATTCCTCGACAACAAACCCAACATCGGCAACGACCTCCCTGGCCGGGGTCCAGGAGAGATCGCGCCGGCCCGGACGGCCGAGGGCTGCCAATGCCCGCGTGAAGCGTTGCCAAGGGCCAGTCACCGACACCACGCACCCCAGCGTCACTCATCGCGACCATTAGCCGAGCCTGAGTCATCCACACACGCCGATCATCGGCTGGCTGTCGGCACGGGTCTCGTCGTGGTCACCGAGCGCGCCGCAAATCATGCAACAAGCAAAATTTCCGACATTGCGGATGGGCATGACTTCACCTAGCATGCGGCGAATGCCGTCTGCGGGTACACGGGGGATGCCGGCGATGCTGCGGAGGATGTACTCGGTCCCCGAGCACATCACCATGGCCGGGCTGGGTGCGGGCCTGATCGGGGCGATCTACCCGACGATCATGGCGCACACGGGCGAGCGGGGCCTTTTCTGCCCACTGCGCGCGCTGACCGGCCTGCCGTGTCCGTTCTGCGGGCTGACGACCGCGACGGTCGCGCTGACCCACAGCGAGTGGGCGGCTGCTGCGAGCACCAGCCCTCTTGTCTATCTCGTGGCGGCACTGGTTACCGCGACGACGCCGATCCTGGCTGCCCGGCTCCTCGGCCTGGCGCCACCGCCACGCCCCTGGTCCGCCGCCGCGCGTGCGCGGACCCGGTATTCGGCCTACGTCGTCGTGGCCCTCAGCTGGCTCCTCCAGCTGCATCGGTACCACTTCATCTAAGCGGTCGCCAACCCATGCAGGACCGCTCTTCTCAGAAAGGCCGACCGTGACCGGCTACAACCCACCCCCGTCCGAGCCGACTCCCCCGCAGTGGGGCCAGCAGCCCCAGCCCGGCCAGTACCCGCAGTACCCGCAGCCCGGCCAGTACCCACCGGCCGATCAGTACCAGCAGCCCGGCCAGTACCAGCAGCCCGGCCAGTACCCGCCCGCCGGTCAGGGCGGCTACTACCAGCCCAACCCGTACGCACAGCCGGGGTACGGGTCCGGCCAGCCCGCGGGGCCAGGCGCCTACGCCAGCTGGGCCCAGCGAGTCGGCGCATACCTCATCGACGTGTTGCCGCAGATCATCGTGCTGGGGCTGTTCGGAGCGATTCTCCGCGGCCCGGCGGTGGCGCTCCTGGTGATCCTCTGGCTGGCCTCACTCGGCTGGATCATCTACAACCGCTGGATCCAGGCCGGCAGAACCGGTCAGTCGCTGGGCCGCAAGACGCTGAACATCCGACTCGTCAGCGAGGTCACCGGCCAGCCGATCGGACCGGCGATGGCGTTCGCCCGCGATCTCTGCCACTTCGTCGACAGCGTCATCTGCTACATCGGCTACCTGTTCCCGCTGTGGGACCCCAAGCGGCAGACGCTCGCCGACAAGATCGTGAAGACGGTCGTCGTGCCCGCCTGATCGTCGCGGGAGCATGACCCCCCGTCCTGGGACCACCGGAGTCCCAGGACGGGTATTGGTCGCGACCCGCGCGGGGGATCTCGGATACTGGCGGAGGCATTCTTTCGCGCTGCGCCGCCGCTCGGATGACCGAGGAACCGGTCACCCTCCTGCGGGGGCCACGCGCGGTGGGCAAATCGACCCTGCTACGCCGCCCGGCGGATCGGGTCAGTGGCGAGCGGGCGCGCGCTCGACGGTGGCCCCCTGCATGCCTGGTCGAGGCCGGCCTGACCTACGCCGCGCTCGCCGAACTTGCGATCCGAGGCCTTCCAGGCGGCTACGACCTCGACCACCTGCGCGGTTTCCACCGCGAGATCTTCGGGGATCTGTATCCGTGGGCAGGCGAGATCCGCACGGTGAGCATCGCCAGGACAGACCCGTTCTGCCTGCCCCAGCACATCGAGTCATATGCCCATGAGGTCTTCACCCGCCTCGCAGGCGAGCAGCATCTCCGCGGCCTCGACCGCGACGTCCCCGACCGGGACGGCCGGCGTGCCGACGTGGGGCTTTCCGCGTACCGGTTGCGGCAGACGCAACAAACAATCTTGAGGCGCTCCTCAGGTGGGGTGCGGCCACCGGGCCTCACCCCACCTGACCTGGGAACTCAGCTCCCGGAGGTGCCCGGAACGACTAGCTGCAGCCGCTGGTGGAGCCGCACTGTTCGCAGACGTAGCAGCTGCCGGCGGGGCGCATGGTCACGCCGCAGGTGAAGCAGAGCGGGGCGTCGACAGCGGTCTGGGCGAACAGCGACTGGCCGGGGGCGGCACCGCGCAGCTCCAGCTCGACGAACGCCGGACCGTGGCCCGTGTGCTCGCCGGACTTCGCGGCGGCCGGCGGCGCGGTCGGGGCGATCTCGGTCTCGGGCGGGTCGGCCAGGTCCGCGTCGGCCGGGCCGCCGTACTGGCCCGAGATCTGCCGGGCCCGCTCGGCGGCGGTCAGGATGCCGAGCTCCGCGCGCTGCTCCTCGGACAGGTAGTCCAGGGCGAGGCGGCGGAACAGGTAGTCCATCAGCGACTGGGCGATCCGGATGTCCGGGTCGTCGGTCATCCCGGCCGGCTCGAACCGCATGTTGATGAACTTCGAGACGTAGGTCTCCAGCGGCACGCCGTACTGCAGCGCGATCGAGATCGCGATCGAGAACGCGTCCATGACGCCGGCCAGCGTCGAGCCCTGCTTGGACATCTTGACGAAGATCTCGCCGAGGCCGTTGTCCGGGTAGGAGCCAGCGGTCATGTAGCCCTCGGCACCGCCGACGGAGAACGAGACGGTCTGCGACGGGCGGGTCTTCGGCAGCCGCCTGCGGACCGGTCGGTGCACGACCGGGGCCGGGGCCGCACTGGTGCCGGCGTTCGCGTCGGCGATCGCCTTCGCCTCGTCCACCGAGCGCTTCGCGCCCCGGACGTCGGTGAGCGGCTGACCGACCTTGCAGTTGTCCCGGTAGATCGCCAACGCCTTCAGGCCGAGCCTCCAGCCCTCGACGTAGATCTCCTCGACTTCCTCGACGGTCGCCGTCTCGGGCATGTTGACCGTCTTGGAGATCGCACCGGACAGGAACGGCTGCACGGCGGCCATCATCCGGACGTGGCCGACCGGGGCGATGGCCCGCTCGCCGATCGCGCAGTCGAACACCTCGTAGTGCTCGGGACGCAGCCCAGGGGCGTCGATGACGTGGCCGTGCTCGGCGATGTACTCGACGATCGCCTCGAGCGTTTCCTCCGTGTACCCCAGGGCCCGCAGCGCGGCCGGCACGGTCTGGTTGACGATCTTCATGCTGGCGCCGCCGACGAGCTTCTTCATCTTGACCAGCGCCAGGTCCGGCTCGATGCCGGTCGTGTCGCAGTCCATCGCCAGGCCGATGGTGCCGGTCGGCGCGAGCAGGCTGGCCTGGGCGTTGCGCCAGCCGTCGCGCTCGCCGACCGCCAGGCACTTCGCCCACTCCTGGCCGGCGGCGGCCAGGATGCGCGCGTCCTCGCTGTGCACGCTGCGGACCGCGTCGTTGGCGGCGGCGTGCTTGCGGATCACGCGGCGGTGGCCGTCGGTGTCCCGGGCATAGCCGTCGTACGGGCCGACGACACCGGCGAGCTCGGCCGAGCGGCGGTACGCGGTCCCGGTCATCAACGAGGTGATCGCGGCGGCGAGCGTCCGGCCACCCTCGGAGTCGTACGCGCGGGCCGAGGCCATCAGCAGCGCGCCGAGGTTGGCGTAGCCGATGCCGAGCTGGCGGTAGGCGCGGGTGACCTCGGTGATCTGGGGCGTCGGGAAGTCGGCGAAGCAGATCGAGATGTCCATCGCGGTGATGATCAGCTCGACGGCGTGGATGAAGCCCTCGACGTCGAAGGTGAGGTCACTGCGCAGGAACCGCATCAGGTTCAGCGAGGCGAGGTTGCAGCTGGAGTTGTCCAGGTGCATGTACTCCGAGCACGGGTTGCTGGCCGAGATCCGGCCGGCCTCCGGGGTGGTGTGCCAGTCGTTGATGACGCCGTCGTACTGGATTCCCGGGTCGGCGCACTCCCAGGCCGCCGTGGCGATCTTGCGCATGAGTTCGCGCGCGTCGACCGACTCGATCACCCGGTGGTCCATCCGGGCCCGCAGGTCGAACGAGGTGCCGTCCTGGACCGCGCGCATGAAGTCGTCCGTGACGCGGACGGAGTTGTTGGCGTTCTGGTACTGGACCGACGTGATGTCCTTGCCGCCGAGGTCCATGTCGAAGCCGGCGTCCCGCAGCGCGCGGATCTTGTCCTCCTCGCGCGCCTTGGTCTCGACGAACTCGACGACGTCTGGGTGGTCGACGTCGAGCACGACCATCTTCGCGGCGCGCCGGGTGGCCCCGCCGGACTTGATGGTCCCCGCTGACGCGTCGGCGCCGCGCATGAAGCTGACCGGCCCCGAAGCCGTTCCACCCGAGGACAACAGCTCCTTGGACGAACGAATGCGGGAGAGGTTCAGGCCGGAGCCCGAGCCGCCCTTGAAGATCAGGCCTTCCTCGCGGTACCAGTTGAGGATCGACTCCATCGTGTCGTCGACCGCGAGGATGAAGCAGTTGTGCACCCGCAGGCCGTTCGAGAGGTACTCCCCGCTGTCAGTCTGGATGTCGTAGACCGGCATCCGCCCGAGCGACTCGATCCGGTCGATCAACAACGTCTTGACCGGGTTGGCACGACGGCCGGGAAGCTCGAAGGACCTCTCAAGCTTCTCTGCCTTGGCGGTATCAACGAAACCGATCTCGTCGGCGAAGATCCGCCGGTCGCCGGCATTCTGGATCCGCAGGCTCCACAGGTCGTGCCGGTTGGGACGCGGGTCGGCCTTGCGACCGACTCGGGCGAAGATCCCGAAGCGAGCCAGCAGCGCCTGTACGCCCCGGATCAGCTCCTCAGAGATCATGTCGAAAGCGACCAGGGTCGACCGCTGCCGCGCCGACACATATCCCTCAGCCTGGAAGAGGCTGCGCAGATATGCCGCCACGACTGGCAGCGGCGCGGCAAGCAAACGGGCTGGCACCCGCATGTCCACGCCACGGGCACGCAAATCCCAATCCGTGACGAACTCGTTGAGGACGTCGCCATAGAGACGCAGGCGGCGGCAGTCGAGCGTCGGGTCCTGAACCTCCTGCCTCCGCTCGTGGCGATGGACTCCGGGAAACACCAGATCGACGGCCGCCGCGACCCAGGCTCGTTCCGCGTCAGTGACCGTCATCGCCTCGATGGTCAGCGATCGGTTGGTGCCCTCGTACTGCCCGACGAAGCCGTCCGCCTGCAGCCAGCCAGCCAGCGCGGCCTCGGCGATCTCGCGCGACGTTATCTCGCGCTCTCCCGGAGCCTCGGCCCGGTGCCACTGCAGCTGGTCGCCGGCCCGCAGCTCGCCGGCGGGAACGAAGGCACCGCCGTTGTCCTGGCGCCCTTTCCAGACGAGATGGTCCGCAGTCACGTCAAGGGCGTGACCAGCCTTCGTCCAGACACGCAGCACTTCCTTCATGCCGTTGGACTTGGTGGCGACGACCTTCGTCAACCCGTGGGCGTCGAACACCTTGGTACCGACGAGATTGCGCTCGACCAGCTCGCCGATCGGGATCAGGCCCTCCGGAGTGGTCACCAGCGCGTCATACGGCTGGCAGGCGCTCACCTGCTGCGGGGCCGAAGTGCCGACGTTGAACCAGACCGGGCTGTTGAAGCTGAACATCTGGTGCAACAGCATGTAGGTGAGCTCGTGCTCGAAGATCTCCGAATCCTCGTCGGAGGCGAAGTAGCCGTTCTCCCGGCCGGTCCGCCCGTAGGCGTGCACGACCCGGTCGATCAGCTGGCGCAGCGACGACTCACGCTGCGGGCTGCCGACCGCGCCCCGGAAGTACTTGCTCGTGACGATGTTCGACGCGTTGATCGACCAGTTGACCGGGAACTCGACACCGCGCTGTTCGAAGTTGATGGAGCCGTCCCGCCAGTTCGTCATGACGACGTCCCGCGACTCCCAGGTCACCTGGTCGTACGGGTGCATCCCGGCGGTGGTGTTACGCCGCTCGATCCGCAGGCCTGGCTTGCGGGCCGCGCCCTTGAGGGTGGCGGCCTTGCCGGACCCGGCTGCCTTGCCTGCATCCGCGGCGGGCTTGCCACCGCCGGCGACCGTGTCCTCGGTGGCGGCCTCGTTCGCGGCGGGTGCCGGCGCCGAGGCGGGCCTCCCGGCGGTCGAGGCGGCCTTTCCGTTGGAGCTGGCCTTCTGCTTCGCGCCGCGGGTCTCCGTCATGACACTCCTCAGCTCGTCTCGTGCGCTGCGCCGAACGCGGGCGTGCCGAATAGACCGACGGCCTCACGACCCGCTTGCTGGCCTTCGGAGGGCACAAGCTCCTCGTCCCCCTGAAGGCCCTGATGATGTTGTGGACCTGCTACGCGCTCGCGTTTCCGCGCGTCAGAACTCCGCGCGCCACCGTTGGCGGAGGCGCGTCGTGACGGGTGTGACCGACGGCGTCGCGTCGGTGCGACCGCGGCGAGCCAGGCCCGCCGCGGGCGTTACGGCCGGCCGGGGCCCGCCGCGGGCGACAGGGCCACGTCCAGCTCGTCGGCCAGCGCGGCCGGGCTCGCTGGCGCCGCCGGGTCGGCCCGCAGCTCGGAGATCGCCCGCTCGAAGTCGGCGAGCGACTCGAACGCCAGATAGACCGACGCGAACCGCAGGTAGGCGACCTCGTCGAGCTCTCGCAGCGGACCCAGGATCGCCCGGCCCACGTCCTCGGCCGCGACCTCGGCCGCGCCCGACGAGCGAACGGTGTCCTCGACCCGCTGGGCCAGGATCGCGAGGTCCTCGGCACTCACCGGCCTGCCCTGGCACGCCTTACGAGCCCCGGCGACCACCTTGGCCCGGCTGAACGGCTCGGCGGCCCCACTGCGCTTGCGAACCCGCAGCGATGCTTCCTCCATCGTCGTGAAACGCCGGCCACAGGACGGGCATGCCCGTCGCCGCCGGATGGCCGCGCCTTCCTCGGCCTCCCGGCTGTCGACCACTCGGCTGTCGGGATGCCGGCAGAACGGACACCGCACGGCTCCTCCCTTCTCCACGCTCGTCGAGGCGGGGCCGCCCGCACGAGCGCGTGGCAATCATCGACCTGGGCTCTCGCGCCCGCTCAGGGCATGGCTGGCGCAGGGCATGGCGACAGCGCCCCGTAGCACCGGCGGGCACGCGACCGCGCGTCACCGGGGACGGCAAGCACACCTCCACGCCCTCCACCAGCCTGTCCACACCGTCAGACGTGGCACCCTTCAAAAACTACCAGTGGATGACTTACAGGTGTGTAACTACCAGATGTTGTGCCGCCAGACTAGCGCATGCCCGGTTCGTCGGTGTGCATGCCCCCCTCGCGTGTCGGATCCCACCGTCGCCGGAAACGGCGGACGCGACCGGCGCAGGTGCTCGTCCTCGCTGCTTCCCGCAGGTCAGGACGCAGCCGACGCCGCCCCGACGACGGGACCACCGATCGCCTTCGAGGGTTCGCGGACGCGGCGCCCCACCAGCACGGAAGAGCGGACGGGGCGGAAGCCGGCAATGATCACGCCTCACGCCCCCGCGGAACGCAAAGATCCACCGCGCCCACCAGCATCCAGTCCTACGTCCTGGTCGCGGACGCGGACGCGCCATGAAACACCATCACCAGGGATGACCGTCGGGTATCACGCGTGGCGAGGTCACGACCGCTGAGGGTCTGGGCTGCCAGCGGTGCCGGGGCGGGCGCGGGCGGCACGGAGTGGCTCTCCCGGCCCGCGGCAGCTCCACGGAAGCCGGATGGACCGGCTGGCTTGACCAGGCCACGACCACAAGCCCGCCTCGCCCCCGAGCCCGACAGGGGGCGTGAGGCACGGGCTTGCGAGCGGCTTAGGTCAGTGGCCGGAAACGGCGAGGAGCCAGGTGACGCCGAGCCAGCCGGCGCTCGCGGCGCCCCAGAGCGCCAGGCCAAGGACGAAGGCGGCCACGACGCGACCGCGGCTGGTGAGCCGCAGCGCGGGCGTGGCCTGGGACTTGCCGCCAGCCCGGCGGCGCGGCGGCCGGACGCCGGCCACGGGGTGCTCGGCCGCCGCCGCACGCGCCAGCGGGCTCTGTACCAGTGCCGCCGGCGCGGGCACGCGGCCAGGGCGCCGACGCGTCGGGACGGGAAGACTGATTACTTGGGCGCCGTCGGGACCTACCGGGGCAGGGCGCCCCTGGATCGTCGTGGCCCCACGCGGGTTCGTCATGCCAACCTCCTAGCGGCCGGGCCAGCGACCCGGCTGCGCTCGTCGAGCGAAGCTCAACCAACTCGGGGGTCCGGGGAGATGTTCCCCGGGCAGACATCGCGGACCACCGACGACGCTAACCCAAGGTCGACATGCGGCGGTGGCCGGTACTGGGGCAGGGTGCGATTCGAACTGATGGTCGATTCTTACACGCATAAGCCCGGCAAGCCACGCGGACACGCTCGAACGCGTGTTTGAGATTCCGACGTCGTCCGGCTACGGTCATCACGATCAGGCATGACGCGCGCAGCAGCACCGATCCGCCCAGCTCCACCCAGATGCCTCCCCGGAGATCCTCGACGGTCGGGGGCGCCGGCCGCCGGTCTGGTGTGGTGGCGCGGCCGGGCCGCGGCGCCGAAGCCTGCGGCGCCCGTTCTGGTCGGGCTCGCCGGCCCAGGTGCCGACGGCCCGCCCCCGGCGGGCGTTCGATCCGGACACGCCGGGAGGCGCTCCGGGTCCCCGATGTCGAGCCTCGCTCGACGAGCTCGACGAAGGAGAACGGTCGCCATGACCTCGAGGCTAGGAGTGCCAACGCCATGACCACGCAGGGAAGGGGACCGCGCAGAGCCGGTCGCCCGTCCGCCGGACGCGGTGAGGCCGGCGGGACCGTGCGCGACTTCCCCGACGGCCCCGTCGACGAGCAGGGTCTCACGACCCGGCAACGCAAGGTTCTCGAGGTGATCCGTGATGCCGTCGAGCGCCGCGGCTACCCGCCGAGTGTCCGGGAGATCGGCGAAGCAGTCGGGCTGACCAGCACGTCCAGCGTCGCGCACCAGCTGAAGATGCTGGAGGACAAGGGTTTCCTGCGCCGCGACCCGAACCGGCCGCGGGCGATCGAGGTCGTCACCTCCGAGGGCGAGCCGCCGATCCGGCCGCTGCCGAAGACCCGGCCCGCCGTGGCCGCGGGCCGGGGCCGAGCCCCCCTGCGGGTCCACACCCTCGGCCCGGACGACGGCGTGCGCGCCGACGACGACGAGAACGTCCAGCTGGCGGCGGCCACGGCCTACCTGCCGTTGGTCGGGCGGATCGCGGCCGGTGGGCCGATCCTGGCCGAGCAGGCCGTCGAGGACGTGCTGCCGCTGCCCCGGGAGATCGTGGGCGAGGGCACGCTGTTCCTGCTGCGCGTCGTCGGTGAGTCGATGATCAACGCGGCGATCTGCGACGGGGACCTGGTCGCCGTCCGCCAGCAGCCGGTGGCCGAGAACGGCGAGATCGTCGCCGCGATGATCGACGGCGAGGCGACCGTCAAGCGCTTCCGCCGCCACGACGACGGCCATGTCTGGCTGCAGCCGGAGAACCCCGCGTTCCACGACATCGCGGGCGACGACGCCACCATCCTCGGCCGCGTCGTGGCGGTGATGCGGCGGGTCTAGGCCCGCC contains the following coding sequences:
- a CDS encoding GtrA family protein; this translates as MVEPAGQTVVERPDAATVPAARTGRFHAATESVSRRLPSGLSRIVTPSVLGFAVINGFTFTVDLSLLTVFRSGLHWPLPAVITLSYLVAFGLSFLLNRRFNFRSHGPVGGQVTIYLVAIAINYAAFILGVTDGLAHLGVEYHIARLVGGSCEAIYMYCVMRWVVFPDRGSPNRRGNSPQEA
- a CDS encoding DUF2752 domain-containing protein; the encoded protein is MLRRMYSVPEHITMAGLGAGLIGAIYPTIMAHTGERGLFCPLRALTGLPCPFCGLTTATVALTHSEWAAAASTSPLVYLVAALVTATTPILAARLLGLAPPPRPWSAAARARTRYSAYVVVALSWLLQLHRYHFI
- a CDS encoding RDD family protein; translated protein: MTGYNPPPSEPTPPQWGQQPQPGQYPQYPQPGQYPPADQYQQPGQYQQPGQYPPAGQGGYYQPNPYAQPGYGSGQPAGPGAYASWAQRVGAYLIDVLPQIIVLGLFGAILRGPAVALLVILWLASLGWIIYNRWIQAGRTGQSLGRKTLNIRLVSEVTGQPIGPAMAFARDLCHFVDSVICYIGYLFPLWDPKRQTLADKIVKTVVVPA
- a CDS encoding vitamin B12-dependent ribonucleotide reductase; translated protein: MTETRGAKQKASSNGKAASTAGRPASAPAPAANEAATEDTVAGGGKPAADAGKAAGSGKAATLKGAARKPGLRIERRNTTAGMHPYDQVTWESRDVVMTNWRDGSINFEQRGVEFPVNWSINASNIVTSKYFRGAVGSPQRESSLRQLIDRVVHAYGRTGRENGYFASDEDSEIFEHELTYMLLHQMFSFNSPVWFNVGTSAPQQVSACQPYDALVTTPEGLIPIGELVERNLVGTKVFDAHGLTKVVATKSNGMKEVLRVWTKAGHALDVTADHLVWKGRQDNGGAFVPAGELRAGDQLQWHRAEAPGEREITSREIAEAALAGWLQADGFVGQYEGTNRSLTIEAMTVTDAERAWVAAAVDLVFPGVHRHERRQEVQDPTLDCRRLRLYGDVLNEFVTDWDLRARGVDMRVPARLLAAPLPVVAAYLRSLFQAEGYVSARQRSTLVAFDMISEELIRGVQALLARFGIFARVGRKADPRPNRHDLWSLRIQNAGDRRIFADEIGFVDTAKAEKLERSFELPGRRANPVKTLLIDRIESLGRMPVYDIQTDSGEYLSNGLRVHNCFILAVDDTMESILNWYREEGLIFKGGSGSGLNLSRIRSSKELLSSGGTASGPVSFMRGADASAGTIKSGGATRRAAKMVVLDVDHPDVVEFVETKAREEDKIRALRDAGFDMDLGGKDITSVQYQNANNSVRVTDDFMRAVQDGTSFDLRARMDHRVIESVDARELMRKIATAAWECADPGIQYDGVINDWHTTPEAGRISASNPCSEYMHLDNSSCNLASLNLMRFLRSDLTFDVEGFIHAVELIITAMDISICFADFPTPQITEVTRAYRQLGIGYANLGALLMASARAYDSEGGRTLAAAITSLMTGTAYRRSAELAGVVGPYDGYARDTDGHRRVIRKHAAANDAVRSVHSEDARILAAAGQEWAKCLAVGERDGWRNAQASLLAPTGTIGLAMDCDTTGIEPDLALVKMKKLVGGASMKIVNQTVPAALRALGYTEETLEAIVEYIAEHGHVIDAPGLRPEHYEVFDCAIGERAIAPVGHVRMMAAVQPFLSGAISKTVNMPETATVEEVEEIYVEGWRLGLKALAIYRDNCKVGQPLTDVRGAKRSVDEAKAIADANAGTSAAPAPVVHRPVRRRLPKTRPSQTVSFSVGGAEGYMTAGSYPDNGLGEIFVKMSKQGSTLAGVMDAFSIAISIALQYGVPLETYVSKFINMRFEPAGMTDDPDIRIAQSLMDYLFRRLALDYLSEEQRAELGILTAAERARQISGQYGGPADADLADPPETEIAPTAPPAAAKSGEHTGHGPAFVELELRGAAPGQSLFAQTAVDAPLCFTCGVTMRPAGSCYVCEQCGSTSGCS
- the nrdR gene encoding transcriptional regulator NrdR, with the translated sequence MRCPFCRHPDSRVVDSREAEEGAAIRRRRACPSCGRRFTTMEEASLRVRKRSGAAEPFSRAKVVAGARKACQGRPVSAEDLAILAQRVEDTVRSSGAAEVAAEDVGRAILGPLRELDEVAYLRFASVYLAFESLADFERAISELRADPAAPASPAALADELDVALSPAAGPGRP
- the lexA gene encoding transcriptional repressor LexA, with product MTTQGRGPRRAGRPSAGRGEAGGTVRDFPDGPVDEQGLTTRQRKVLEVIRDAVERRGYPPSVREIGEAVGLTSTSSVAHQLKMLEDKGFLRRDPNRPRAIEVVTSEGEPPIRPLPKTRPAVAAGRGRAPLRVHTLGPDDGVRADDDENVQLAAATAYLPLVGRIAAGGPILAEQAVEDVLPLPREIVGEGTLFLLRVVGESMINAAICDGDLVAVRQQPVAENGEIVAAMIDGEATVKRFRRHDDGHVWLQPENPAFHDIAGDDATILGRVVAVMRRV